A single window of Lytechinus variegatus isolate NC3 chromosome 8, Lvar_3.0, whole genome shotgun sequence DNA harbors:
- the LOC121419955 gene encoding NADH dehydrogenase [ubiquinone] iron-sulfur protein 2, mitochondrial-like — protein sequence MASLLGRASHKLASNLRNVLTNPALSRTPVVSSTRGKQWQPEVKDIEQYSKAVMYPDENTAKWPSPPWDDRDPVAEKDVANLVINFGPQHPAAHGVLRLVLELSGESIVRCDPHIGLLHRGTEKLIEYKTYMQALPYFDRLDYCSMMCNEQAYSLAVEKMLNITVPERAKYIRIMMSELTRIANHIMAVGTHALDIGAMTPFFWLFEEREKTFELYERVCGARMHAAYVRPGGVSQDLPLGYLDDMYDFIKNFSIRIDELEEMLTNNRIWKDRTVDIGVVTAEDALNYGFSGVLLRGSGIKWDLRKVQPYDGYEKMNFDIPIGSKGDCYDRYLCRVEEMRQSLRIVHQCLNEMPEGEIKVDDNKISPPSRAEMKDSMESLIHHFKHFTQGFQVPPGATYTAIEAPKGEFGVYMVSDGSSKPYRCKIRAPGFLHLAGLDKVCKGHMLADVVAIIGTLDVVFGEVDR from the exons AGGTAAACAATGGCAGCCGGAGGTGAAGGACATCGAGCAGTATTCTAAGGCTGTGATGTACCCCGATGAAAACACTGCCAAATGGCCATCGCCACCATGGGACG ATCGAGATCCTGTAGCAGAGAAAGATGTTGCCAATTTAGTGATCAATTTTGGTCCTCAGCATCCTGCTGCTCATGGTGTGCTTCGTCTTGTTCTGGAATTGAGTGGAGAG AGCATAGTCCGCTGTGACCCCCACATCGGTCTCCTTCACCGTGGCACGGAGAAACTGATTGAATACAAGACTtatatgcaggccttgccttaCTTCGATCGTCTCGACTACTGCTCCATGATGTGCAATGAGCAAGCCTACTCCCTCGCCGTTGAGAAGATGCTGAATATCACCGTCCCCGAGAGGGCTAAATACATCAGGA TCATGATGAGTGAGCTGACCAGAATTGCCAATCACATCATGGCCGTGGGAACTCATGCCCTGGACATTGGAGCCATGACCCCTTTCTTCTGGCTTTtcgaggagagagagaag ACCTTTGAGTTGTATGAACGTGTATGTGGAGCTCGTATGCATGCAGCGTACGTCAGGCCTGGCGGCGTCTCGCAG GACCTCCCTCTAGGCTATCTAGATGACATGTACGATTTCATCAAGAACTTCTCGATACGTATTGATGAGCTGGAGGAG ATGTTGACGAACAATCGCATCTGGAAAGACCGTACCGTTGACATTGGTGTGGTAACGGCCGAGGATGCCCTCAACTACGGATTCAGCGGGGTTCTGCTGCGTGGATCCGGTATCAAGTGGGACTTGAGGAAGGTCCAGCCGTATGACGGCTACGAGAAGATGAACTTTGACATCCCTATAGGATCCAAGGGAGACTGCTACGACAG GTATCTTTGCCGAGTAGAGGAGATGAGACAGAGTCTTAGGATTGTCCACCAGTGTCTGAATGAGATGCCAGAAGGCGAGATTAAGGTGGATGATAATAAGATTAGTCCACCAAGCAGAGCTGAGATGAAG GACTCTATGGAATCCCTAATCCATCATTTCAAGCATTTCACTCAAGGTTTCCAAGTTCCTCCAGGAGCAACATACACTGCCATTGAAGCACCAAAG GGTGAGTTTGGTGTTTACATGGTTTCCGACGGCTCCAGCAAGCCCTACCGGTGTAAGATCCGCGCTCCCGGATTCCTCCATCTCGCCGGACTCGACAAAGTGTGCAAGGGTCACATGTTGGCCGATGTCGTAGCGATCATCG GTACACTGGATGTTGTGTTTGGAGAGGTGGACAGATAG